In a single window of the Magnolia sinica isolate HGM2019 chromosome 7, MsV1, whole genome shotgun sequence genome:
- the LOC131251561 gene encoding uncharacterized protein LOC131251561 isoform X2 produces the protein MLDPITFNILQQLHLDASIIFLLGSCIREVNWQAAFEDAHVRVRDDINWAFRPCHQLHFNVVSSSDGCYYIQNIGNSRLALSEFLPVMSCGWPATSLR, from the exons ATGCTTGACCCAATTACCTTCAATATATTACAACAACTGCATTTGGATGCTTCCATTATTTTCTTATTGGGCTCATGTATCCGTGAAGTGAATTGGCAGGCTGCTTTTGAGGATGCCCATGTTCGGGTTCGTGATGACATCAACTGGGCTTTTAGGCCTTGCCATCAGCTTCACTTCAATGTGGTTTCTTCATCAGACGGGTGCTACTACATACAG AACATTGGGAATTCCAGGTTGGCTCTGTCGGAATTTCTGCCAGTGATGAGTTGTGGGTGGCCTGCTACATCCTTGAG ATAA
- the LOC131251561 gene encoding uncharacterized protein LOC131251561 isoform X1 produces the protein MLDPITFNILQQLHLDASIIFLLGSCIREVNWQAAFEDAHVRVRDDINWAFRPCHQLHFNVVSSSDGCYYIQNIGNSRLALSEFLPVMSCGWPATSLREGRSLS, from the exons ATGCTTGACCCAATTACCTTCAATATATTACAACAACTGCATTTGGATGCTTCCATTATTTTCTTATTGGGCTCATGTATCCGTGAAGTGAATTGGCAGGCTGCTTTTGAGGATGCCCATGTTCGGGTTCGTGATGACATCAACTGGGCTTTTAGGCCTTGCCATCAGCTTCACTTCAATGTGGTTTCTTCATCAGACGGGTGCTACTACATACAG AACATTGGGAATTCCAGGTTGGCTCTGTCGGAATTTCTGCCAGTGATGAGTTGTGGGTGGCCTGCTACATCCTTGAG GGAGGGTAGATCACTCTCGTAA
- the LOC131251561 gene encoding uncharacterized protein LOC131251561 isoform X4 → MLDPITFNILQQLHLDASIIFLLGSCIREVNWQAAFEDAHVRVRDDINWAFRPCHQLHFNVVSSSDGCYYIQVGSVGISASDELWVACYILEGG, encoded by the exons ATGCTTGACCCAATTACCTTCAATATATTACAACAACTGCATTTGGATGCTTCCATTATTTTCTTATTGGGCTCATGTATCCGTGAAGTGAATTGGCAGGCTGCTTTTGAGGATGCCCATGTTCGGGTTCGTGATGACATCAACTGGGCTTTTAGGCCTTGCCATCAGCTTCACTTCAATGTGGTTTCTTCATCAGACGGGTGCTACTACATACAG GTTGGCTCTGTCGGAATTTCTGCCAGTGATGAGTTGTGGGTGGCCTGCTACATCCTTGAG GGAGGGTAG
- the LOC131251561 gene encoding uncharacterized protein LOC131251561 isoform X3 yields the protein MLDPITFNILQQLHLDASIIFLLGSCIREVNWQAAFEDAHVRVRDDINWAFRPCHQLHFNVVSSSDGCYYIQVGSVGISASDELWVACYILEITH from the exons ATGCTTGACCCAATTACCTTCAATATATTACAACAACTGCATTTGGATGCTTCCATTATTTTCTTATTGGGCTCATGTATCCGTGAAGTGAATTGGCAGGCTGCTTTTGAGGATGCCCATGTTCGGGTTCGTGATGACATCAACTGGGCTTTTAGGCCTTGCCATCAGCTTCACTTCAATGTGGTTTCTTCATCAGACGGGTGCTACTACATACAG GTTGGCTCTGTCGGAATTTCTGCCAGTGATGAGTTGTGGGTGGCCTGCTACATCCTTGAG ATAACTCATTGA